A region from the Rhodopseudomonas julia genome encodes:
- a CDS encoding methyl-accepting chemotaxis protein — MNIHSVKFRITALSAACVIVLTAVLLGFGIYAARDTSRYVNENVDELLDRTSKESLQRLANAQAGTIRAEVDTAFDAARNMARTFEVMANSMGTGTPIYQRRDQLNAVLLSVLKDNPRFNGTYSAWLPNALDGSDDMYGDRKDVGSDATGRVLPYWTRDADGNIAIQPLVEYDSEALHPNGVMKGGWFLGPQRTGEESILAPLPYIVQGKSVYLATMSVPIMVDGKFAGVAGADFDLAFLQELAEQVNADTYEGKGAVAIVSGSGLVVAASDDPQAIGGSYETIAANAADDMDILKNGRATVKTDDASDTLKVFAPVALGRTDQVWSVVITVPRQVVLAEADKLANSLAERGRDDLASQVLVGLAVVLAALVAMALVASGITRPITQLTGALRRLASGEAVAEIAGAERRDEIGDISRAVDQIRVRIEEEARQKAAEDEQNRIKQEEERRRTMHALADEFEEAMGGVVRGVVAATGQLQDASATMSSATEKVARQSQTAAGASADASSNVQTVASAAEELASSIAEIKRQVDESARIAAAAVGDANGTAGKVRDLSASASRIGQVVDLIKDIAEQTNLLALNATIEAARAGEQGKGFAVVAAEVKQLADQTSRATSEIAAQISEIQNSTSDSATAIVGITEVIEQINQIATAIATSVDEQGEATREIAGSVSQASMGAKTVADNIEGINEAAADTTAVAGQVEGAATTLGQQSETLKAVMDRFLSTVRAA, encoded by the coding sequence GTGAACATCCATTCCGTCAAGTTCAGGATCACCGCGTTGTCGGCCGCATGCGTCATCGTTTTGACGGCCGTGCTTCTGGGCTTCGGGATTTACGCCGCCCGCGACACGTCGCGCTATGTCAATGAAAACGTGGATGAGCTCCTCGACCGGACGAGCAAGGAGTCGCTGCAGCGGCTGGCGAATGCCCAGGCCGGAACGATCCGCGCAGAAGTCGACACGGCCTTCGATGCCGCCCGCAATATGGCCCGCACCTTCGAGGTGATGGCGAACAGCATGGGGACCGGAACCCCGATCTATCAGCGGCGTGATCAGCTGAATGCAGTGCTTCTGAGCGTGTTGAAGGACAATCCGCGTTTCAACGGCACCTATAGCGCCTGGCTGCCGAATGCACTCGACGGCAGCGACGATATGTATGGCGATCGCAAGGACGTCGGATCTGACGCCACCGGCCGCGTCCTGCCCTATTGGACGCGCGATGCCGATGGCAATATCGCGATTCAGCCACTGGTCGAATACGACAGTGAGGCCCTGCACCCGAACGGCGTCATGAAGGGCGGCTGGTTCCTCGGGCCCCAGAGGACTGGGGAGGAGAGCATTCTTGCGCCGCTTCCCTACATCGTTCAGGGCAAGTCGGTTTATCTCGCCACAATGTCGGTCCCGATCATGGTCGACGGCAAATTCGCGGGCGTGGCAGGCGCCGATTTCGATCTCGCCTTCCTGCAGGAATTGGCAGAGCAGGTGAACGCCGACACCTATGAGGGCAAGGGTGCCGTCGCGATCGTCTCCGGATCCGGTCTCGTCGTGGCGGCGAGTGACGATCCGCAAGCCATCGGCGGCTCATACGAGACAATCGCCGCCAATGCCGCCGATGACATGGATATCCTGAAAAACGGGCGCGCTACGGTGAAAACCGACGATGCGAGCGACACCCTCAAGGTTTTCGCGCCTGTGGCGCTCGGACGTACGGACCAGGTCTGGTCCGTCGTGATTACCGTGCCGCGTCAGGTCGTTTTGGCCGAGGCCGACAAACTCGCCAATTCGCTGGCAGAACGTGGTCGCGACGATCTTGCATCTCAGGTGCTCGTCGGCCTTGCTGTGGTTCTCGCCGCGCTTGTTGCCATGGCCCTCGTGGCGTCCGGCATCACCCGTCCGATAACCCAGCTCACGGGCGCCCTTCGGCGTCTGGCCTCTGGCGAGGCGGTTGCCGAAATCGCGGGTGCTGAACGCCGCGACGAGATCGGCGACATCTCTCGTGCCGTCGATCAGATCCGGGTGCGCATTGAAGAAGAGGCGCGCCAGAAGGCCGCCGAAGATGAACAGAACCGCATCAAGCAGGAGGAAGAGCGCCGTCGCACCATGCACGCACTCGCCGATGAGTTCGAAGAGGCTATGGGTGGCGTCGTCCGCGGCGTCGTTGCGGCGACCGGCCAGTTGCAGGACGCATCCGCTACGATGAGCTCGGCGACGGAAAAGGTTGCGCGGCAGTCGCAGACGGCCGCTGGCGCGTCTGCAGATGCGTCCTCCAATGTCCAGACGGTGGCCTCCGCCGCCGAAGAGCTTGCCTCTTCGATTGCCGAGATCAAACGTCAGGTCGATGAATCGGCCCGGATCGCTGCCGCTGCCGTCGGAGATGCGAATGGCACGGCCGGCAAGGTTCGCGACCTGTCGGCTTCCGCCAGCCGTATCGGACAGGTGGTCGATCTCATCAAGGACATCGCCGAGCAGACCAATCTTCTGGCGCTCAACGCCACCATCGAAGCGGCACGTGCCGGCGAGCAGGGCAAAGGCTTCGCTGTCGTGGCGGCCGAGGTCAAGCAGCTCGCCGATCAGACATCGCGGGCCACCTCGGAGATTGCAGCACAGATCTCGGAGATCCAGAACTCCACCTCCGATTCGGCCACGGCGATCGTCGGCATCACCGAGGTCATCGAGCAGATCAACCAGATCGCAACGGCCATCGCCACTTCCGTCGACGAGCAGGGCGAGGCGACCCGCGAGATCGCGGGCAGTGTCTCCCAGGCGTCCATGGGCGCGAAGACCGTCGCCGACAATATCGAAGGCATCAACGAGGCGGCTGCCGATACGACGGCAGTCGCTGGTCAGGTGGAAGGCGCTGCAACGACGCTCGGACAGCAATCGGAGACGCTGAAGGCGGTCATGGATCGCTTCCTCAGCACGGTTCGGGCCGCATGA
- a CDS encoding isochorismatase family protein, which produces MNVINKVDWTIRAERSALLIHDMQPHYCESLDETVRTDLADQISRLARLCAARAMPIFVSQVPPARLDCERGLMRDMWGRGPSDGVSAENAGRMANAPALDPALDLHGLSLIPVTKRSYSAFYGNDFEVMLRRLGRDNVIITGIYTSIGCLSTAMDAFMRDIRPFMVADALADFSEAEHEAGLKKAAQTCARIVDTTEAVEHLQTRRTQRPSTWAFDVC; this is translated from the coding sequence GTGAATGTGATCAACAAGGTCGATTGGACGATCCGTGCCGAGCGATCGGCGCTCTTAATCCACGATATGCAGCCGCATTACTGCGAGTCTCTCGACGAGACGGTGCGCACCGATCTCGCCGATCAGATCTCGCGGCTCGCGAGGCTCTGCGCTGCGCGCGCGATGCCGATCTTCGTCTCGCAGGTGCCGCCCGCTCGGCTCGATTGCGAACGCGGTCTGATGCGGGACATGTGGGGCAGGGGACCGAGCGACGGCGTCTCTGCGGAGAATGCGGGCCGGATGGCGAATGCGCCCGCCCTCGACCCGGCGCTCGATCTTCACGGCCTGTCGCTGATCCCGGTGACGAAACGCAGCTATTCCGCCTTCTACGGCAACGATTTCGAGGTCATGCTCCGCCGGCTCGGCCGCGACAATGTGATCATCACGGGCATTTATACATCGATCGGCTGTCTATCGACGGCGATGGACGCCTTCATGCGCGACATCCGCCCGTTCATGGTTGCCGACGCACTCGCCGATTTCTCCGAGGCCGAACACGAGGCCGGCCTCAAGAAGGCGGCTCAGACTTGCGCGCGCATCGTCGATACGACGGAAGCGGTCGAACATCTGCAGACACGTCGCACGCAACGGCCTTCTACTTGGGCGTTTGATGTTTGCTGA
- a CDS encoding ABC transporter ATP-binding protein produces the protein MGRVKFNLRGDVFSAVLGFAFVRWREQPVRVALIAGMVILATLAEVFTPLFAGRIVDAIAAGATDPDARHSAIVAFVTVTALGLASVGLRQLAFFQIITLTLKMIREVAEDAFHRIQRFSTDWHANAFAGSTVRKITRGMWALDLLNDTLLVALLPSFVVLVGATALLGTFWPVMGLVIGLGALAYLAVTVTLSVGWVAPAATLANAWDTRLGGALADAVSCNAVVKAFGAEEREEAGLKRILAKWQHRTRRTWLRGTVGAGAQGLMMVVIQAGILGVALVLWQRGAASAGDVAFVLTLFFVVQGHLRDIGMHIRNLQRSVNDLEELVALNRVPVAIADRPGAGEAKISAGEIVFDHVDFHYGNHTTPLYRDFSVKIAAGERVGLVGHSGSGKTTFVKLIQRLYDVTGGQILIDGEDIAAVSQTSLRRKIAIVQQEPVLFHRSLADNIAYGRPGASQAEVEQAARLAHADEFISRLPEGYRTMVGERGIKLSGGERQRVALARAFLVDAPILILDEATSALDSESEVLIQDAMEHLMLGRTTLVIAHRLSTVRALDRILVFDRGKIVEEGDHAALIGREGGIYRRLFERQALELTKGLVM, from the coding sequence ATCGGGCGCGTAAAGTTCAATCTTCGTGGCGACGTCTTCTCCGCGGTTCTGGGCTTCGCCTTCGTACGCTGGCGCGAGCAGCCGGTGCGTGTCGCGCTGATTGCCGGTATGGTGATCCTCGCCACCTTGGCGGAGGTCTTCACGCCGCTTTTCGCCGGCCGCATCGTCGATGCGATCGCCGCCGGGGCGACTGATCCGGACGCCAGACATTCGGCGATTGTCGCGTTTGTCACGGTGACGGCCCTCGGACTCGCCTCGGTCGGGCTCCGCCAGCTCGCCTTCTTCCAGATCATCACGCTGACCTTGAAGATGATCCGAGAGGTGGCCGAGGATGCTTTCCATCGCATCCAGCGCTTTTCGACCGACTGGCATGCCAACGCCTTCGCCGGTTCCACCGTGCGCAAGATCACGCGCGGCATGTGGGCGCTCGATCTCTTGAACGACACGCTTCTGGTCGCGCTCCTGCCGTCCTTCGTGGTGCTTGTCGGTGCGACCGCGCTTCTCGGCACCTTCTGGCCTGTGATGGGTCTCGTCATCGGGCTGGGCGCGCTCGCCTATCTCGCCGTCACCGTCACCCTGTCGGTGGGCTGGGTCGCGCCTGCGGCAACGCTCGCCAATGCCTGGGACACGCGGCTCGGCGGCGCGCTCGCCGATGCGGTGAGCTGCAACGCTGTCGTCAAGGCGTTTGGTGCGGAGGAGCGCGAGGAGGCCGGCCTCAAGCGCATCCTGGCGAAATGGCAGCACCGCACCCGGCGCACCTGGCTGCGCGGCACGGTCGGTGCGGGCGCGCAGGGCCTGATGATGGTCGTCATTCAGGCGGGTATCTTGGGCGTCGCGCTTGTCCTCTGGCAGCGGGGTGCGGCGAGCGCTGGCGATGTCGCCTTCGTCCTCACCCTGTTCTTCGTGGTGCAGGGGCATCTGCGTGACATCGGCATGCACATCCGCAACCTGCAGCGCTCCGTCAATGATCTCGAGGAGCTCGTCGCTCTGAACCGCGTGCCGGTCGCGATTGCCGACCGGCCGGGCGCGGGCGAGGCGAAGATATCCGCGGGCGAAATCGTCTTCGACCATGTCGATTTCCACTACGGCAATCACACGACGCCGCTTTACCGCGATTTCTCGGTGAAGATTGCGGCAGGCGAACGCGTCGGCCTCGTCGGGCATTCCGGCTCGGGCAAGACGACCTTCGTCAAGCTGATCCAGCGGCTCTACGACGTCACGGGCGGGCAGATCCTGATCGACGGCGAGGATATCGCCGCCGTGAGTCAGACCTCGCTGCGCCGGAAAATCGCCATCGTGCAGCAGGAGCCGGTGCTGTTTCACCGCTCGCTGGCCGACAACATCGCCTATGGCCGCCCCGGCGCGTCGCAGGCGGAGGTCGAGCAGGCGGCGCGGCTCGCCCATGCCGACGAGTTCATCTCGCGGCTGCCGGAGGGCTACCGCACCATGGTGGGTGAGCGCGGCATCAAGCTGTCGGGCGGCGAACGCCAGCGGGTGGCGCTGGCGCGCGCCTTCCTGGTCGATGCACCGATCCTGATTCTGGACGAGGCGACATCGGCGCTCGATTCCGAGAGCGAGGTGCTGATCCAGGATGCGATGGAGCATTTGATGCTCGGGCGCACGACGCTCGTCATCGCCCATCGTTTGTCGACGGTGCGTGCGCTCGATCGAATCCTGGTCTTCGACCGGGGGAAGATCGTGGAGGAGGGCGACCACGCCGCCCTCATCGGCCGCGAGGGTGGCATCTATCGCCGCCTTTTCGAGCGTCAGGCGCTGGAGCTGACGAAGGGTCTCGTCATGTAA
- the gcvPB gene encoding aminomethyl-transferring glycine dehydrogenase subunit GcvPB produces MVNDEHLAPSLATLKPKRPTFSGNKALDISEPLLFELGRDGVSGVDIEEPAAFTPRLGGQERQAALDLPALSEPEAMRHYVRLSQKNYAIDMGIYPLGSCTMKHNPRLNEQMARLPGFADLHPLQPVDTVQGALELIHECGRYLCTLTGMASVAMSPKAGAHGELCGMMSVKAALAARGEDRRTVLVPASAHGTNPATAALLGFKVVTVPAGADGTVAAEMVREICAKHEGDVAALMLTNPNTCGLFEPEIVAIAEAIHEAGGYFYCDGANLNAILGKVRPGDLGVDAMHINLHKTFSTPHGGGGPGAGPTVLSEALAPFAPLPLIAKTEEGYRLIETAEDCEEKPFGRMTAFHGQMGMFVRAFAWMLSHGADGMRQVAEDAVLNANYVRARLQDLMSLPFPDHPSMHEVLFDESFLEETEVTTLDFAKAMIDEGFHPMTMYFPLVVKGAMLIEPTESESRASLDVFTATLRDLVMSAKAGDTARFVEAPRFAPRRRLDETGAARKPVLRWTPPASEAEAEAAE; encoded by the coding sequence ATGGTGAATGACGAACATCTTGCCCCGAGCCTCGCCACTCTGAAGCCGAAGCGGCCGACCTTTTCCGGCAACAAGGCGCTCGATATTTCCGAGCCGCTCTTGTTCGAGCTCGGCCGCGACGGCGTCTCAGGCGTCGATATCGAAGAGCCCGCGGCCTTCACGCCGCGTCTCGGTGGCCAGGAGCGGCAGGCGGCGCTCGATTTGCCGGCCCTCTCGGAGCCGGAAGCGATGCGCCATTACGTGCGCCTGTCGCAGAAGAATTACGCCATCGACATGGGGATCTACCCCCTCGGCTCGTGCACGATGAAGCACAATCCGCGCCTCAACGAACAGATGGCGCGGCTGCCGGGCTTTGCCGACCTTCATCCGCTGCAGCCGGTCGACACCGTGCAGGGAGCGCTCGAACTCATCCACGAATGCGGCCGCTATCTCTGCACATTGACCGGTATGGCCTCCGTCGCCATGAGCCCGAAAGCGGGCGCCCATGGCGAGCTTTGCGGCATGATGTCGGTGAAAGCGGCTCTTGCCGCCCGCGGCGAGGATCGTCGCACTGTCCTGGTGCCGGCCTCCGCACACGGCACAAACCCGGCGACGGCCGCGCTTCTCGGCTTCAAGGTCGTCACAGTGCCGGCCGGCGCGGACGGCACCGTGGCCGCCGAGATGGTGCGCGAGATTTGCGCCAAGCATGAAGGCGATGTCGCCGCCCTGATGCTGACCAATCCCAACACCTGCGGGCTTTTCGAGCCTGAGATCGTGGCGATCGCCGAGGCGATCCATGAGGCGGGTGGTTATTTCTACTGCGACGGCGCCAATTTGAATGCGATTTTGGGCAAGGTGCGACCGGGCGATCTCGGCGTCGACGCCATGCATATCAATCTCCACAAGACCTTCTCCACCCCGCATGGCGGTGGTGGCCCCGGGGCCGGACCGACGGTTTTGTCGGAGGCGCTCGCGCCCTTCGCGCCGCTGCCGCTGATTGCGAAGACCGAGGAAGGCTATCGTCTCATCGAGACGGCGGAAGATTGTGAGGAGAAGCCGTTCGGGCGCATGACCGCCTTCCACGGCCAGATGGGTATGTTCGTGCGGGCGTTCGCCTGGATGCTGTCGCACGGCGCCGACGGCATGCGTCAGGTGGCCGAGGACGCGGTGTTGAACGCCAATTACGTGCGTGCCCGCCTGCAGGACCTGATGTCGCTGCCTTTCCCGGATCATCCCTCCATGCACGAAGTCCTCTTCGACGAGAGCTTCCTGGAGGAGACGGAGGTCACCACGCTCGATTTCGCCAAGGCGATGATCGACGAGGGCTTCCATCCGATGACCATGTATTTCCCGCTGGTCGTCAAAGGGGCCATGCTGATCGAACCGACGGAATCGGAAAGCCGCGCCTCGCTCGATGTCTTCACGGCGACGCTGCGCGATCTCGTGATGTCCGCGAAGGCGGGCGATACGGCCCGTTTCGTCGAGGCGCCGCGCTTCGCACCGCGCCGCCGGCTCGACGAGACCGGTGCGGCCCGCAAGCCGGTGCTGCGCTGGACGCCGCCTGCGAGCGAGGCAGAGGCCGAGGCGGCCGAATAA
- a CDS encoding sulfite exporter TauE/SafE family protein produces the protein MQTFLSAFLPDSLGILPALLLIAVSVVTSALTAALGLGGGIAMLAALGLALPVPALIPVHGVVQLGSNAGRALLQRRHAEWRLIWPFLVGSVIGAALGARFVVALPEALLKTGLGLFILVMIWTKLPAMKLGAQRLLFGFVGLFSTFLTMFFGATGPFVAAFVGPALSNRMQVIGTHAVIMTAQHLFKVVAFVAVGFAFAEWLPFLVAMVVAGFIGTALGTRILKGLKEEKFRLGFRLVVSLLALDLLRRGVVLLLA, from the coding sequence ATGCAAACCTTTCTCTCCGCCTTTCTTCCCGACAGCCTCGGCATTCTTCCCGCTCTCCTGCTCATCGCAGTGAGCGTCGTCACCTCGGCTTTGACAGCGGCCCTCGGCCTCGGCGGCGGCATAGCCATGCTTGCTGCCCTCGGGCTTGCTCTGCCGGTGCCCGCACTTATCCCTGTTCACGGCGTTGTCCAGCTCGGCTCGAACGCCGGTCGGGCATTGTTGCAAAGACGGCACGCCGAGTGGCGGCTGATCTGGCCGTTTCTAGTGGGCAGCGTCATCGGCGCGGCTCTCGGCGCGCGTTTCGTCGTCGCCCTGCCGGAAGCCCTTTTGAAGACGGGGCTTGGGCTTTTCATCCTGGTGATGATCTGGACGAAGCTGCCGGCGATGAAGCTCGGGGCGCAGCGGCTGCTGTTCGGCTTCGTCGGGCTCTTCTCGACGTTCCTCACCATGTTCTTCGGCGCGACGGGCCCCTTCGTCGCCGCCTTCGTCGGTCCGGCTCTTTCAAACCGCATGCAGGTGATCGGCACGCATGCCGTGATAATGACCGCCCAGCACCTCTTCAAGGTGGTGGCGTTCGTCGCCGTCGGCTTCGCCTTTGCCGAATGGCTGCCGTTCCTCGTCGCCATGGTGGTCGCGGGCTTCATCGGCACGGCGCTCGGCACGCGCATCCTCAAGGGGCTCAAGGAGGAGAAGTTCCGCCTGGGCTTTCGCCTGGTCGTTTCGCTTCTGGCGCTCGATCTTCTGCGCCGCGGCGTCGTGCTCCTCCTCGCCTGA
- a CDS encoding cell wall hydrolase — MSDFECMQRVMYFESNRSSPDGMLAVGTVVMNRVKSKDFPNSVCAVVGQKKQFAPGVLSKPMTDSGKPLAAKMAKKVLRGARHPGVGKARFFHTAGYNFPYTNMHYVVLAGGNSFYEKRKALPGRPNRPQAEVILAAKFNKPVRPVREEAPALPDVRPERPIMVASARPVVAPRMPVPSQATLFAPAGGPTIAPDAPAPRAPASIEDLIAFN; from the coding sequence ATGAGCGATTTCGAATGCATGCAGCGCGTCATGTATTTCGAATCCAACCGCTCCAGTCCTGACGGCATGCTGGCCGTCGGCACGGTCGTGATGAACCGGGTGAAATCGAAAGATTTTCCGAATTCGGTCTGCGCCGTCGTCGGCCAGAAGAAGCAGTTTGCCCCGGGCGTCCTGTCCAAGCCGATGACCGACAGTGGCAAGCCGCTCGCCGCCAAGATGGCGAAGAAGGTCTTGCGCGGCGCGCGTCACCCAGGCGTTGGCAAAGCCCGCTTCTTCCACACTGCCGGCTACAATTTCCCCTACACCAACATGCATTATGTCGTGCTGGCGGGGGGCAACTCCTTCTACGAGAAGCGCAAGGCTCTGCCGGGCCGGCCTAACCGTCCGCAGGCGGAAGTCATTCTGGCGGCGAAGTTCAACAAGCCTGTTCGTCCGGTGCGTGAGGAGGCCCCGGCGCTTCCCGACGTGCGGCCTGAGCGTCCGATCATGGTCGCCTCCGCTCGGCCCGTCGTGGCGCCGCGCATGCCGGTGCCGAGTCAGGCGACGCTGTTTGCGCCCGCCGGCGGGCCGACGATCGCGCCCGATGCTCCCGCACCGCGCGCCCCGGCTTCCATCGAGGATCTGATCGCCTTCAACTGA
- the betC gene encoding choline-sulfatase: MSRPNILIFMVDQLNGTLFPDGPAGFLKAPALSKLAERSLRFQNCYTASPLCAPARASFMSGQLPRRTGVYDNAAEFVSSIPTYAHHLRRSGYQTALSGKMHFVGPDQLHGFEERLTTDVYPADFGWTPDYRKPGERIDWWYHNLGSVTGAGVAEITNQLEYDDEVAYHANRKLYDLARGHVSKPWCLTVSFTHPHDPYVARRKYWDRYADCEELSPRIGEIPFGAQDAHSKRLLEACDYLKFDISHEDIRRSRRAYFANVSYLDDKIGEILDTLERCRMAENTIILFLSDHGDMLGERGLWFKMSFFEGSARVPLMVAAPGITPGLIETPVSTLDVVPTLADLAGIDLSEIMPWTDGRSLLPLTSSGARHGPILMEYAAEGSIAPLIAVREGKWKFVHCEVDPPLLFDLESDPDEMTNLAEDPACQDEIDRFMALVREKWNLKAFDAEVRESQARRWVVYEALRNGAYFPWDYQPLQRASERYMRNHMDLNILEDAQRFPRGE, encoded by the coding sequence ATGAGCCGTCCCAACATCCTGATCTTCATGGTCGACCAGCTCAACGGGACACTGTTTCCAGACGGGCCGGCGGGCTTCCTGAAGGCGCCGGCACTGAGCAAGCTTGCCGAGCGATCGCTGCGTTTTCAAAACTGCTATACGGCGAGCCCGCTGTGCGCGCCGGCGCGCGCCTCCTTCATGAGCGGGCAATTGCCGCGGCGCACCGGCGTCTACGACAACGCAGCGGAATTCGTCTCTTCGATCCCGACCTACGCCCATCATCTGCGCCGGTCCGGCTACCAGACGGCACTCTCCGGAAAAATGCATTTCGTCGGGCCGGACCAACTTCACGGCTTCGAAGAGCGGCTGACGACCGACGTCTATCCTGCGGATTTCGGCTGGACGCCGGATTATCGCAAACCTGGCGAGCGCATCGACTGGTGGTATCACAATCTCGGCTCCGTCACCGGGGCGGGGGTGGCGGAGATCACCAATCAGCTCGAATATGACGACGAGGTCGCCTACCACGCGAACCGCAAGCTCTACGATCTGGCGCGCGGGCATGTCTCAAAGCCCTGGTGCCTGACCGTCTCCTTCACGCATCCGCATGACCCTTATGTGGCACGGCGGAAATACTGGGATCGGTATGCGGATTGCGAGGAGCTTTCGCCGAGGATCGGAGAGATCCCCTTCGGTGCGCAGGATGCGCATTCCAAGCGCCTTCTGGAGGCGTGCGACTACCTCAAGTTCGACATCAGCCACGAGGACATCCGTCGCTCGAGGCGCGCCTATTTCGCCAACGTCTCCTATCTCGACGACAAGATCGGCGAGATCCTCGACACGCTCGAGCGCTGCCGCATGGCGGAAAACACCATCATCCTCTTCCTCTCCGACCATGGCGATATGCTGGGCGAGCGTGGCCTGTGGTTCAAGATGAGCTTCTTCGAGGGTTCCGCGCGCGTGCCCTTGATGGTCGCGGCGCCCGGAATCACGCCGGGCCTCATCGAGACGCCGGTTTCCACACTCGACGTCGTGCCGACGCTCGCCGATCTTGCCGGCATCGATCTGTCGGAAATCATGCCCTGGACGGACGGGCGCAGCCTGTTGCCACTCACCTCGAGTGGCGCCCGGCACGGTCCGATTCTCATGGAATATGCGGCCGAGGGATCGATCGCACCGCTAATCGCCGTGCGCGAGGGCAAATGGAAGTTCGTGCATTGCGAGGTCGACCCGCCGCTTCTCTTCGATCTTGAGAGCGATCCCGACGAGATGACGAATCTCGCGGAAGATCCGGCCTGCCAGGACGAGATCGACCGCTTCATGGCGCTTGTGCGCGAGAAGTGGAATCTCAAGGCTTTTGATGCCGAGGTGCGCGAGAGTCAGGCGCGGCGTTGGGTGGTCTACGAGGCGCTTCGGAACGGCGCCTATTTTCCGTGGGATTATCAACCGCTCCAGCGGGCGTCGGAGCGCTATATGCGCAACCATATGGATTTGAACATTCTGGAAGACGCGCAGCGCTTTCCGCGCGGAGAGTAA
- a CDS encoding DUF523 domain-containing protein: protein MPSRILISACLLGEAVRYDGGARPLRHPALARWHAEGRVVAVCPELMGGFSVPRRPSEIADGCSGEDVLAGRGRIVDISGADVTDGFLAGARAALQIARTHDCSFALLIDGSPSCGSSLIYDGSFGGHKHAAMGVTSALLRANGIEVFADHEIDALAARLGSS, encoded by the coding sequence ATGCCATCGCGCATTCTCATCAGTGCCTGCCTTCTGGGCGAAGCCGTGCGTTATGACGGCGGGGCGCGGCCCCTTCGTCATCCGGCGCTTGCGAGATGGCACGCCGAAGGGCGTGTCGTCGCCGTCTGTCCGGAACTCATGGGCGGTTTCTCCGTGCCGCGAAGACCCTCTGAGATCGCAGACGGGTGCAGCGGCGAAGACGTTCTTGCCGGGCGCGGCCGGATCGTCGACATATCCGGAGCCGACGTGACGGACGGATTTCTCGCCGGAGCACGAGCCGCGCTTCAGATTGCGCGCACCCACGATTGCTCCTTCGCGCTCCTCATCGACGGCAGCCCGTCATGCGGCAGCAGCCTCATCTACGACGGCAGCTTCGGTGGCCACAAACATGCCGCCATGGGCGTGACGAGCGCATTGCTGCGGGCAAACGGCATCGAGGTTTTTGCCGATCACGAGATCGACGCGCTCGCTGCGCGTCTTGGCTCGTCGTAA
- a CDS encoding 1-phosphofructokinase family hexose kinase, whose protein sequence is MPSIVTLTVNPTIDDTSEAELVRPVHKIRTHRGRIDPGGGGVNVARVVHRLGGDVEAIVCLGGATGALLDELLEREGVKRSVVSIAGATRMAHVVFETATGQEYRFVPEGPTLSEEEQNACFKRVEETECDYFVASGSLAPGVSEDFYPRIAEMVMKKGAKFVLDTSGLHLSRTLAGNNVLLAKPSIGELGSIVGQDLHGPKAAAVAARDYVQHDGVGMLAVTLGRHGALLVTPEETHFCRPPEVKTRSASGAGDSFLAAMVLAISQGKTPDDALRLATASGAATALTPGTALCYPEDVEGLYEEISTQRIWPADAQKAGRRRSVA, encoded by the coding sequence ATGCCTTCAATCGTTACGCTGACCGTCAATCCGACCATCGATGACACGAGCGAAGCCGAACTGGTTCGGCCGGTGCACAAAATCCGCACGCACCGCGGACGCATCGATCCGGGCGGTGGCGGTGTCAACGTGGCGCGCGTCGTGCATCGTTTGGGCGGCGACGTCGAAGCGATCGTCTGTCTCGGCGGAGCGACCGGTGCGCTTCTCGATGAGCTTTTGGAACGCGAGGGCGTCAAGCGCTCGGTGGTCTCCATCGCCGGGGCGACGCGCATGGCCCATGTCGTTTTTGAGACTGCGACCGGACAGGAATACCGCTTCGTGCCCGAGGGCCCGACCCTGTCTGAGGAGGAGCAGAACGCCTGCTTCAAGCGCGTCGAGGAGACGGAATGCGACTACTTCGTTGCAAGCGGCAGCCTCGCTCCGGGCGTGTCTGAGGATTTCTACCCGCGCATCGCCGAGATGGTGATGAAGAAGGGCGCGAAATTCGTGCTCGACACGTCAGGCCTGCATCTGAGCCGTACGCTCGCCGGCAACAACGTGCTTCTTGCCAAGCCGAGCATCGGCGAGCTCGGCAGCATCGTCGGTCAGGATCTGCATGGGCCGAAGGCGGCTGCCGTTGCAGCCCGTGACTATGTCCAGCACGACGGGGTCGGGATGCTCGCCGTGACGCTCGGGCGCCATGGCGCTCTTCTGGTGACGCCCGAAGAGACGCATTTCTGCCGGCCTCCGGAGGTGAAGACGCGCTCCGCATCCGGCGCCGGCGACAGCTTCCTTGCGGCGATGGTGCTTGCCATTTCTCAGGGCAAGACACCGGACGACGCCTTGCGTCTGGCGACCGCATCCGGTGCGGCAACGGCACTGACGCCCGGCACGGCGCTTTGTTATCCTGAGGATGTGGAGGGCCTTTACGAGGAGATCTCCACGCAGCGCATTTGGCCCGCCGACGCCCAGAAAGCCGGGCGCCGACGCTCAGTCGCCTGA